In Pseudomonas sp. R76, one genomic interval encodes:
- a CDS encoding dermonecrotic toxin domain-containing protein, with protein sequence MTLALNPRLSVQVPQETGLPADSAFPPQLSKTQAPEPPAGEMVRPEETELLKSYLGAVQSIVLGRPPKLVTVPPESTLGQWLALYRAQLEHPVVQGWMREQKIDPDSLLSINPSTGTLRAMVRGEEKTFSLTDTTGWGQISGPLLAAAKVIAPGDSGVLQVSLRDGYVQVSAQVVANFAGVPLPATLAEGRAQIRQMEHKVAFDPISPDDRLRPVGSRSADALQVHKENAATYYSAAPQTLAYKHLAVEVADNLPNTRAEAKKWAEALIFKLTGKVVDADTIYFNRFHSYNTPPTGDPRPITGWEHPGEEPYSSLRLPDALLKNFSEHDKIPGTLDAQAGLYTVGAGESTKGGYGAHNEFPLEPSKLIHDSWKTDFQAQMTQKIDNFWNTHAGNYETAIKGEFVYQARKQLKTNEARSPAERALQPPEERFTREDYKRVMGAVSNLPLDENAPLTVEQLKTRAQMKGNVQVNALNIHGYTSSDIMRFSASDGGWQALYIPGAVPAFLRFDSLEKLDQWVIDQTKDPKKRDALLARFPLLYHQDQTANFLSRLEKVIIPVLWFTHVGEKKEGLNTLFDKMAAGKLKDPVVNDKHSKIEGDVFQEITAASKERMNSDADVVIKSNSEVNRDTWLNDVTTAAGLLAKLAPIAAPVAAAAIIAGVTEVALGVEKSASGDTEAERNDGASKAFDGLLNTLFSVGASAIPEDPFARPPETGLPATELPAPPKPTEIEKAKPDPSSGKPSVLNEPVPLPQPKSQSLIPLAQHAVPNGETLIKNATRDALGVYRMTDATGAFRQFVRLTDETGTSRVFEISGRYRTGDTFAKIINREGAGLVVVTPGREGEWARAPGDGGVRLWPWQRPESPTPSIEPKIPLMSDQFLEIDGTKMKGSTTLDKYLNSEEHSYTYGVAINDKGESTPQISWTVDENPKNATAHPTAEKSTFGTSEYSEQFTKDINRSRFTINTPEGITLEIDIPKQVKLLEQQKGAKLSTAELNSVIQQNIEKFETAIPNPALRARISEVANQWLLGAAPDEFQTSRFKGTIFGSGRDPHYIIDYDPAKETTTVTGKSDFILTRLDESNGELETLTDIHTKASRSITITASNEIDGNAYVINPSAPTRIEITPNLD encoded by the coding sequence ATGACCTTAGCGCTTAATCCAAGACTCTCTGTGCAGGTGCCACAAGAGACCGGCCTTCCTGCCGATTCCGCCTTCCCACCCCAACTATCAAAGACACAAGCGCCTGAACCGCCAGCCGGTGAAATGGTCCGGCCCGAAGAAACAGAGTTGCTCAAGTCTTACTTGGGAGCGGTACAAAGCATCGTACTGGGCCGGCCCCCCAAACTGGTAACCGTTCCCCCTGAGAGCACATTAGGCCAGTGGCTTGCACTGTATAGAGCCCAACTGGAGCATCCGGTTGTTCAAGGCTGGATGCGTGAACAGAAAATCGACCCCGACAGCCTGCTCTCGATCAACCCCTCTACAGGTACATTACGGGCCATGGTGAGAGGCGAAGAGAAAACCTTCAGTCTCACGGACACCACGGGATGGGGGCAGATTTCAGGGCCACTGTTGGCGGCAGCCAAAGTCATCGCACCGGGAGACAGTGGCGTGCTGCAAGTGAGCTTGCGTGATGGCTACGTACAAGTCAGCGCACAGGTAGTGGCAAACTTCGCTGGCGTACCACTGCCTGCCACCCTCGCCGAGGGGCGAGCGCAAATCAGGCAGATGGAACATAAAGTTGCCTTCGACCCCATCTCCCCCGATGACCGCTTACGGCCTGTCGGCAGTCGTTCCGCCGATGCCTTGCAAGTGCATAAAGAGAATGCTGCCACGTATTACAGTGCCGCCCCCCAAACATTGGCTTACAAACACTTGGCCGTTGAGGTTGCCGATAACCTGCCCAACACGCGGGCAGAAGCCAAAAAGTGGGCCGAAGCGCTGATTTTCAAACTGACCGGCAAAGTCGTCGACGCTGACACCATTTATTTTAACCGCTTCCATAGCTATAACACCCCGCCAACCGGTGACCCGAGACCGATTACCGGCTGGGAGCACCCCGGTGAAGAGCCCTACTCTTCGTTACGCCTGCCGGATGCCCTGCTAAAAAACTTCTCCGAACACGATAAGATACCGGGCACCCTGGATGCACAAGCCGGTTTGTACACCGTCGGCGCAGGTGAAAGCACAAAGGGCGGGTACGGCGCCCATAACGAATTCCCTCTCGAGCCGTCCAAGCTCATACACGACAGCTGGAAGACTGACTTCCAAGCCCAGATGACCCAGAAGATCGACAATTTCTGGAACACTCATGCGGGTAACTACGAGACCGCCATCAAAGGCGAGTTCGTCTACCAGGCTCGCAAGCAATTAAAAACGAATGAAGCACGATCACCGGCTGAGCGCGCGCTGCAACCACCCGAGGAGCGCTTCACCCGCGAAGACTACAAACGGGTTATGGGGGCAGTGTCCAACCTCCCGCTCGACGAAAATGCGCCGCTCACCGTCGAACAACTCAAAACCCGGGCGCAGATGAAAGGCAACGTTCAAGTGAACGCCCTCAACATCCATGGCTATACCTCCAGCGACATCATGCGTTTCAGTGCTAGCGACGGTGGCTGGCAAGCTCTTTACATTCCTGGAGCCGTGCCCGCCTTTCTCAGGTTTGACTCTCTTGAGAAACTCGATCAATGGGTTATTGACCAAACCAAAGATCCAAAAAAACGGGACGCATTACTGGCACGTTTTCCGTTGCTGTATCACCAGGACCAAACCGCCAACTTTCTTTCACGCCTGGAAAAAGTAATTATCCCGGTGTTGTGGTTCACCCACGTTGGGGAAAAGAAGGAAGGCCTGAACACCCTTTTCGACAAAATGGCCGCCGGTAAATTGAAAGACCCGGTGGTCAATGACAAACACTCGAAAATTGAAGGGGACGTGTTTCAAGAAATAACAGCGGCCAGTAAAGAGCGGATGAACAGTGATGCCGACGTTGTTATCAAGTCCAACTCCGAGGTGAATCGGGATACCTGGCTGAACGACGTCACCACCGCCGCCGGGTTGCTGGCCAAGCTTGCACCAATCGCTGCGCCGGTTGCCGCCGCTGCGATAATTGCTGGAGTGACCGAGGTGGCGCTAGGTGTGGAAAAATCAGCCTCCGGCGACACCGAAGCGGAACGCAATGACGGTGCTTCCAAGGCTTTTGACGGCTTGCTGAATACGCTATTCTCGGTCGGGGCCAGTGCGATCCCTGAAGACCCTTTTGCACGCCCTCCAGAAACAGGATTACCCGCCACGGAGTTGCCTGCGCCGCCCAAACCCACTGAAATAGAGAAAGCAAAACCTGACCCTTCCTCCGGTAAACCTTCCGTACTCAACGAACCTGTACCACTGCCCCAGCCTAAATCCCAGTCACTCATCCCCTTGGCGCAACATGCCGTGCCCAACGGTGAGACATTGATAAAAAATGCCACCCGTGACGCACTGGGGGTGTATCGAATGACCGACGCCACGGGGGCGTTCCGCCAATTCGTGCGCCTTACCGATGAAACCGGGACAAGCAGGGTCTTTGAGATATCCGGCCGCTACCGGACTGGCGATACCTTTGCCAAAATCATTAACCGCGAGGGTGCAGGGCTGGTGGTCGTCACACCCGGTCGCGAGGGCGAATGGGCGCGCGCACCGGGAGATGGCGGCGTTCGACTTTGGCCATGGCAACGCCCCGAATCGCCAACCCCGAGTATCGAACCCAAAATCCCGTTAATGTCGGATCAGTTTCTAGAAATAGACGGGACAAAAATGAAGGGCTCCACGACGTTGGATAAATACCTCAACAGTGAGGAGCACTCATATACCTACGGTGTCGCCATTAACGATAAAGGTGAGAGCACACCGCAAATTTCCTGGACAGTTGACGAGAACCCAAAAAACGCCACAGCACACCCGACGGCTGAAAAATCAACGTTCGGTACGAGTGAATACAGTGAGCAATTTACTAAAGATATAAACCGCAGCAGGTTCACAATTAACACGCCGGAAGGCATCACGCTGGAAATCGACATCCCCAAACAGGTGAAACTGCTTGAGCAGCAAAAAGGCGCCAAGTTGTCAACCGCCGAACTCAATAGCGTCATACAACAAAATATTGAAAAATTTGAGACGGCTATACCAAATCCCGCGTTAAGAGCCCGAATTTCTGAAGTAGCCAATCAATGGTTGCTCGGCGCTGCTCCCGATGAATTTCAGACATCTCGATTTAAGGGCACTATATTTGGTAGCGGTCGAGACCCTCACTACATTATCGATTATGACCCGGCAAAAGAGACAACGACCGTCACAGGGAAATCTGACTTTATACTTACCCGATTAGACGAAAGTAATGGCGAACTTGAAACACTGACTGACATACATACCAAAGCGTCAAGGTCCATAACTATTACAGCCAGCAATGAAATTGACGGCAACGCTTATGTCATAAACCCATCAGCGCCTACCCGTATAGAGATCACGCCTAACCTGGACTGA